One window of Mesoplasma syrphidae genomic DNA carries:
- the lepA gene encoding translation elongation factor 4, whose protein sequence is MDKSKIRNFSIIAHIDHGKSTLADRILELTKTVTKREMQEQLLDSMDIERERGITIKLNSVQLEYKAKDGQEYVFHLIDTPGHVDFSYEVSRSLAACEGAILVVDATQGVEAQTLANVYLAIDNNLEIIPVINKIDLASADVERVKEQIENIIGLDCSDAPLISAKTGLNIEDVLEAIVSKIPAPDDANDQAPLRALIFDSYYDKYLGVVMSIRVREGVIKVGDKLRLMASGAEYEVTEVGVKTPKIVKTGSLEAGEVGWIAASIKTIKDINVGDTITNAANPALEPLDGYKKMKPMVYCGIYPVDTNKYQDFKEALEKIELSDSSLVYEPETSQALGFGFRCGFLGLLHMEVIQERLEREYNLNLIATAPSVIYKVFLTNGEDIVIDNPAKLPDPQKILRIEEPFVNVKITTPEEYIGDLMNLCQTKMGVYKDLEYIDNQRRVLVYDMPLAEIIFDFFNKLKSISRGYASFEYELIGYKESKLVKMDILLNGDMVDAFSMIVNTKFAYNRGSQLTKKLKELIPRQNFEVPIQAAIGNKIVARETIKAYRKDVIWKLHAADISRKKKLFEKQKEGKKRMKEIGSVEVPQEAFIAVLKLDD, encoded by the coding sequence ATGGATAAATCGAAAATTAGGAATTTTAGTATTATTGCCCATATTGATCATGGTAAATCGACTTTGGCTGATCGAATTTTAGAGCTGACCAAAACGGTTACAAAGCGAGAAATGCAAGAGCAATTATTAGATTCAATGGACATTGAACGCGAACGTGGCATTACAATTAAATTAAATTCTGTGCAACTGGAATATAAAGCCAAGGATGGACAAGAGTATGTTTTTCACTTAATTGATACTCCTGGTCATGTAGATTTTAGTTATGAAGTTTCAAGAAGTTTGGCTGCTTGCGAAGGAGCAATTCTGGTAGTTGATGCAACACAAGGCGTTGAGGCTCAAACACTGGCTAATGTTTATTTAGCAATTGATAACAACTTAGAAATTATTCCAGTGATTAATAAAATTGATTTGGCAAGTGCCGATGTTGAGCGAGTTAAAGAACAAATTGAAAACATCATTGGTCTTGATTGTAGTGACGCTCCGCTGATTTCTGCTAAAACAGGATTAAATATTGAAGATGTATTAGAAGCCATTGTTAGTAAAATTCCAGCACCCGATGATGCCAATGATCAAGCACCATTGAGAGCATTAATTTTCGATAGCTATTATGATAAATACTTAGGTGTGGTAATGTCAATTCGTGTTCGAGAAGGAGTCATTAAAGTGGGAGATAAACTTCGCTTAATGGCATCGGGTGCTGAATATGAGGTTACGGAAGTGGGAGTTAAAACTCCTAAAATTGTGAAAACAGGAAGTTTAGAAGCAGGAGAAGTAGGCTGAATTGCTGCTTCGATTAAAACAATTAAAGATATTAATGTTGGAGACACAATTACTAATGCTGCGAATCCAGCTCTTGAGCCATTAGATGGTTATAAAAAAATGAAACCGATGGTTTATTGTGGAATCTATCCAGTTGATACTAATAAGTATCAAGATTTTAAAGAAGCGTTGGAAAAAATTGAATTATCTGACTCATCCCTTGTCTATGAACCAGAAACTTCACAAGCATTAGGATTTGGGTTTCGTTGTGGTTTTTTAGGTTTACTTCATATGGAAGTTATTCAAGAGCGTTTAGAACGAGAATATAATTTAAACTTAATAGCAACTGCGCCTTCAGTAATTTATAAGGTTTTTTTAACCAATGGTGAAGATATTGTTATTGATAACCCAGCGAAATTACCAGATCCTCAAAAAATATTGAGAATTGAAGAACCATTTGTTAATGTTAAAATAACGACACCAGAAGAATATATTGGAGATTTAATGAATTTATGTCAAACAAAGATGGGAGTTTATAAGGATTTAGAATATATTGATAATCAGCGTCGTGTTTTAGTCTATGATATGCCTTTAGCAGAAATTATTTTTGATTTTTTCAATAAACTAAAGTCAATTTCTCGTGGTTACGCTTCTTTTGAATATGAACTAATTGGATATAAAGAATCAAAATTAGTTAAAATGGATATCTTGCTTAACGGAGATATGGTTGATGCTTTTTCAATGATTGTAAATACAAAATTTGCTTATAATCGTGGTTCGCAGCTAACTAAAAAATTAAAAGAACTAATTCCTCGTCAAAATTTTGAGGTACCAATTCAAGCAGCAATTGGAAATAAAATTGTGGCGCGTGAGACAATTAAGGCTTATCGTAAAGATGTTATTTGAAAACTTCATGCTGCAGATATTTCTCGTAAAAAGAAACTTTTTGAAAAGCAAAAAGAGGGAAAGAAAAGAATGAAAGAAATTGGGTCTGTGGAAGTTCCACAAGAAGCGTTTATCGCAGTTTTAAAACTGGATGACTAA
- a CDS encoding alpha/beta fold hydrolase: MREFQLQMIDGKELTTYEWTDVKNPVAVIQLVHGSAERAARYDEFARRMNEQGIVVVAEDHRGHGKTAILENQELGFFAKKDGWNIIVEDLKVINAYIKRNWQGLPIFMLGHSMGSFMARTYACKYSETISGLILSGTAEMPRLLINLAKNMSAIEMLFKGAKHPAKFIWNMSYKNLNKKWDSETSNGCEWQCQDPLVQGWFIDDKLCGQVFSTSAFRDMFKGMLFNSKNKNIKYMRNDLPIIIISGEDDVVGQYGKTPEKLHNKLTSLGYDSELIIYPKLRHEILFELDKNLVEQDILKFINQNKQNHF; the protein is encoded by the coding sequence ATGCGTGAATTTCAATTACAAATGATTGATGGAAAAGAACTAACAACATATGAATGAACAGATGTCAAAAATCCTGTAGCAGTAATTCAATTGGTGCATGGCTCAGCAGAACGTGCAGCTCGCTATGATGAGTTTGCTAGACGTATGAATGAGCAAGGTATTGTTGTTGTAGCTGAAGACCACCGTGGTCATGGCAAGACAGCAATTTTAGAAAATCAAGAGTTAGGCTTTTTTGCTAAGAAAGATGGCTGAAATATTATTGTTGAAGACTTAAAAGTTATTAATGCTTATATTAAGCGTAATTGACAAGGTCTGCCAATTTTTATGTTGGGTCATTCAATGGGAAGTTTTATGGCAAGAACTTATGCGTGTAAATATTCAGAAACAATTTCGGGACTTATTTTATCAGGAACTGCCGAAATGCCAAGACTTTTAATTAACTTAGCCAAAAATATGTCAGCAATTGAAATGTTGTTCAAAGGAGCTAAACATCCTGCAAAGTTTATTTGAAATATGAGCTACAAAAACTTGAATAAAAAATGAGATAGCGAAACAAGCAATGGATGTGAATGACAGTGCCAAGATCCACTGGTTCAGGGATGATTTATAGATGACAAACTATGTGGCCAAGTATTTAGTACTTCAGCATTTCGTGATATGTTTAAAGGAATGCTGTTTAATTCAAAAAATAAAAATATTAAATATATGCGCAATGACTTGCCAATTATAATTATTTCAGGTGAAGATGATGTCGTTGGACAATATGGAAAAACTCCAGAAAAATTACATAATAAGCTAACAAGTTTGGGATATGATAGTGAATTGATTATTTATCCAAAACTACGTCATGAAATTTTATTTGAGTTGGACAAAAATCTTGTAGAGCAAGATATTTTAAAGTTTATTAATCAAAATAAGCAAAATCATTTTTAG
- a CDS encoding viroplasmin family protein: MAKKFYAVKRGHKTGVFESWDECFKSVNGYSGAIYKSFANPKDAWDFLRNPKSPAKVSSSKTISPQLQITGLEDLVSAIAYTDGSYNSEAQTYSYGAAIMWQGKTYTFSQRFNNKALAAMRNVAGELEGAKKAMEFARDHKIQYLTLFHDYQGIAAWALGTWKANLEGTKNYQKFYQEISKSVNVTFKWVKGHSGDYGNELADKLAANATEKLYKGEL; this comes from the coding sequence GTGGCTAAAAAATTTTACGCAGTAAAACGAGGACATAAAACTGGAGTTTTTGAATCATGAGATGAATGCTTTAAAAGTGTCAATGGTTATTCTGGAGCAATTTACAAATCATTTGCTAATCCAAAGGATGCCTGAGACTTTTTGAGAAATCCAAAGTCTCCTGCAAAAGTTTCCTCTTCAAAAACAATAAGTCCGCAATTGCAAATTACTGGCTTAGAGGATTTAGTATCGGCAATCGCTTATACTGACGGAAGTTATAATTCCGAGGCACAAACTTATTCTTATGGAGCAGCAATTATGTGGCAAGGTAAAACTTATACTTTCTCTCAGAGATTTAATAACAAAGCTTTGGCAGCAATGCGAAATGTAGCTGGGGAGTTAGAAGGAGCTAAGAAAGCCATGGAATTTGCTCGAGATCATAAAATTCAATATTTAACTTTATTTCATGATTATCAAGGAATTGCTGCTTGAGCACTAGGTACATGAAAGGCAAATCTTGAAGGAACGAAAAATTATCAAAAGTTTTATCAAGAAATTTCCAAATCAGTAAATGTAACTTTTAAATGAGTTAAAGGTCATAGTGGTGATTATGGAAACGAACTGGCTGATAAATTAGCTGCAAATGCAACCGAAAAACTGTATAAAGGAGAACTTTAA
- the proS gene encoding proline--tRNA ligase: MAKQLDKITPRATDFSQWYTDTVLNAKLVEYGPVKGTTIFRPYGYAIWELMQKYLDAEFKKIGVQNVYFPLLIPQSLFNKEKEHIDGFSPEIATVTRVGDKELDEPLYIRPTSEVLMANFFQNEVRSYRDLPLVYNQWVNVMRWEKTTRPFLRTSEFLWQEGHTVHNNPAEAKKLTLKILEIYAKFAREVLLLPVVTGRKTEKEKFAGAQETYTIESLMHDGQALQCGTSHYFGDNFSKVYDIKFQNKEGKLENAYSTSWGVSTRLIGAIIMTHSDDNGLVLPSAISPIQVRLIQIKDTDEVLEATTQIQKQLAGLRVDVDKSDKSFGFKISEAEIKGIPVRIEIGPRDLEMGQVTISRRDTKEKNTVALKDVQSTVKIMIADYDRALYSNALANRKLRTSTASTIEEYVQKLQDNQGFVLVPFCGRVECETEVKQKTSTNSRCIPFDVEQECAKCFNCGMKSTLKVYFARAY; this comes from the coding sequence ATGGCAAAACAATTAGATAAAATTACCCCAAGAGCAACAGACTTTTCTCAGTGATACACTGATACTGTTTTAAATGCAAAACTTGTAGAATATGGACCAGTTAAGGGAACAACAATTTTTCGTCCGTATGGATATGCAATTTGAGAGTTAATGCAAAAATATTTGGACGCCGAGTTCAAAAAAATTGGAGTGCAAAATGTCTACTTTCCGCTACTAATTCCGCAGTCGTTATTTAATAAAGAAAAAGAACATATTGATGGATTTTCACCTGAAATTGCAACAGTAACTCGTGTTGGTGATAAGGAATTGGATGAACCATTGTATATTAGACCAACAAGTGAAGTTTTAATGGCTAACTTTTTCCAAAATGAGGTTCGTTCATATCGTGACTTACCATTAGTTTACAATCAATGAGTTAATGTAATGCGCTGGGAAAAGACTACTCGTCCCTTTTTAAGAACATCAGAATTTTTATGACAAGAAGGCCATACTGTTCATAATAATCCAGCTGAAGCCAAAAAATTAACTTTAAAAATTTTAGAAATTTATGCAAAATTTGCTCGAGAAGTATTGTTGTTACCTGTTGTTACTGGGCGCAAAACTGAAAAGGAAAAATTTGCTGGGGCTCAAGAAACATATACAATTGAATCTCTAATGCATGATGGCCAAGCTTTGCAATGTGGAACTTCACATTATTTTGGAGATAACTTTTCAAAAGTCTATGACATTAAATTTCAAAATAAAGAAGGAAAATTGGAAAATGCCTACTCCACTTCATGAGGAGTCTCAACTCGCTTAATTGGAGCAATCATTATGACTCATTCTGATGATAATGGTTTAGTATTGCCAAGCGCAATATCTCCAATTCAAGTTCGGCTAATTCAAATTAAGGATACCGATGAAGTTCTTGAAGCAACAACCCAAATTCAAAAACAATTGGCAGGTTTACGAGTTGATGTTGATAAAAGTGATAAGTCATTTGGATTTAAAATATCTGAAGCAGAAATCAAAGGGATTCCAGTTCGTATTGAGATAGGACCACGAGATTTAGAAATGGGCCAAGTAACAATTTCTCGTCGCGATACAAAAGAAAAAAATACAGTAGCATTAAAAGATGTTCAGTCTACTGTCAAAATAATGATTGCTGATTATGATAGAGCGTTATACTCTAATGCGTTAGCAAATCGTAAATTAAGAACTTCAACAGCTTCAACTATTGAAGAATACGTTCAAAAATTGCAAGACAATCAAGGGTTTGTTTTGGTACCGTTTTGTGGTCGAGTGGAGTGTGAAACTGAGGTCAAACAAAAAACTTCAACAAACTCTCGCTGTATTCCGTTTGATGTTGAACAGGAATGTGCTAAATGTTTTAATTGCGGAATGAAATCAACATTAAAAGTTTATTTTGCTAGAGCTTACTAA